In Microbacterium sp. 1.5R, the following are encoded in one genomic region:
- a CDS encoding ABC transporter ATP-binding protein, with translation MSAPDAVLTARDVSIEYEVDPPVKAVRNVSLTLNRGEILGLAGESGCGKTTLAYGMNRLLKAPALMTSGEIVFHDRDGHDIDIVALDGDGLRAFRWDKISMVFQGAMNSLNPVISVKAQIFDIFETHRPGISKKDKQARAEELLTLVGVDPSRLTSFPHELSGGMRQRMMIAMALALDPQVMIMDEPTTALDVVVQRGIIREIMRLRERLGFAVIFITHDLPMLIEISDRIAVMLQGQIVEEGTAEEIYRTPQHEYTKKLLSSFPSLTGERGDFVRTGNQPSQEEVR, from the coding sequence ATGAGCGCTCCGGATGCCGTGCTGACCGCACGCGACGTGTCGATCGAGTACGAGGTGGATCCGCCCGTGAAGGCGGTCCGCAACGTCTCTCTCACACTCAACCGAGGCGAGATCCTCGGCCTCGCCGGTGAGTCCGGCTGCGGCAAGACGACGCTCGCCTACGGCATGAATCGGCTGCTCAAGGCTCCTGCGCTCATGACCAGCGGCGAGATCGTGTTCCATGACCGCGACGGCCACGACATCGACATCGTCGCTCTCGACGGCGATGGGCTGCGGGCCTTCCGCTGGGACAAGATCTCGATGGTGTTCCAGGGAGCGATGAACTCGCTCAATCCGGTCATCAGCGTCAAGGCGCAGATCTTCGACATCTTCGAGACCCATCGCCCCGGCATATCCAAGAAGGACAAGCAGGCGCGGGCCGAAGAGCTGCTGACCCTGGTCGGGGTCGACCCGTCGAGACTGACGAGCTTCCCCCATGAGCTGTCCGGTGGCATGCGTCAGCGCATGATGATCGCGATGGCGCTCGCGCTGGACCCTCAGGTGATGATCATGGACGAGCCGACCACGGCGCTCGACGTGGTCGTGCAGCGCGGGATCATCCGCGAGATCATGAGGTTGCGTGAGCGGCTGGGCTTCGCGGTGATCTTCATCACGCACGACCTGCCCATGCTGATCGAGATCAGCGACCGCATCGCCGTGATGCTGCAGGGGCAGATCGTCGAGGAGGGCACCGCGGAGGAGATCTACCGCACGCCCCAGCATGAATACACCAAGAAGCTGTTGTCGAGCTTCCCGAGTCTGACCGGCGAGCGCGGAGATTTCGTCCGCACCGGCAACCAGCCCAGTCAGGAGGAGGTCCGATGA
- a CDS encoding ATP-binding cassette domain-containing protein has translation MSAPTLEARNLVKDFTLRSGLKTSVLHAVKDVSFTIEAGKTVALVGESGSGKSTIARMLMKLETPTGGQILLDGKDSGMRGRAVEDYRSQVQMVFQDPFASLNPFHTIIHHLERPIRLHHPKLSGSQVRARAIELLERVRLSPGESFAERRPHELSGGQRQRVAIARALAPGARFIVADEPVSMLDVSIRLGVLNLLADLQREENLGVLYITHDLATARHFSDEIMVLYKGDVVERGPADEVILNPQHEYTRTLLGAAPEPENLGRLRDEVRAELAGR, from the coding sequence ATGAGTGCTCCCACCCTCGAAGCCCGCAACCTGGTGAAGGACTTCACGCTGCGATCCGGCCTCAAGACGTCGGTCCTGCACGCGGTGAAGGACGTCTCGTTCACCATCGAAGCGGGGAAGACGGTCGCTCTCGTCGGCGAGTCCGGGTCGGGCAAGTCGACGATCGCCCGGATGCTGATGAAGCTCGAGACGCCGACGGGCGGGCAGATCCTGCTCGACGGCAAGGACTCGGGCATGCGCGGCCGCGCCGTGGAGGACTACCGCTCCCAGGTGCAGATGGTCTTCCAGGACCCCTTCGCGTCACTCAACCCGTTCCACACGATCATCCATCACCTGGAGCGGCCGATCCGGCTCCACCACCCCAAGCTGTCTGGCTCCCAGGTGCGGGCGCGGGCGATCGAGCTGCTCGAGCGCGTGCGGCTGTCGCCCGGCGAGAGCTTCGCGGAACGTCGCCCGCATGAGCTGTCCGGTGGTCAGCGGCAGCGGGTGGCGATCGCTCGTGCGCTCGCCCCGGGCGCGCGGTTCATCGTCGCGGATGAGCCGGTCTCGATGCTCGATGTCTCGATCCGACTGGGAGTGCTCAACCTGCTGGCAGACCTGCAGCGGGAGGAGAACCTCGGCGTGCTCTACATCACGCACGATCTCGCGACGGCACGTCACTTCAGCGACGAGATCATGGTGCTCTACAAGGGTGATGTCGTCGAGCGCGGCCCAGCCGACGAGGTCATCCTCAATCCGCAGCACGAGTACACCAGGACATTGCTGGGCGCCGCGCCCGAGCCCGAGAACCTCGGGCGTCTGCGAGACGAGGTCAGAGCCGAGCTGGCGGGTCGCTGA
- a CDS encoding glycine cleavage system aminomethyltransferase GcvT yields the protein MSDPRYTPLRERHEALGASFTDFGGWQMPVRYTSDLAEHHAVRQAAGIFDISHMAEFLVTGDFAGEFLDYSLAGRLSAMAVGKAKYSLMLADDGGIIDDVIVYRLADDRFLVIANAGNRGFVDQAFASRVRSFPSRIEREMPARAEGEDRSFAGFIGDRGVDVEDVSDDYALLAVQGPASEAIVSSTPGITDLGTPWAEQKYYAWADALFQGAPLLLARTGYTGEDGFELLVIAADAPALWDALVEAGQPHGLVPAGLAARDTLRLEAGMPLYGHELSRETKPSQAGLGRVVVSDKDDFIGKGAVDAASDAPVLVGLVAEGKRAGRAGYSVVDADGIVLGEVTSGALSPTLGHPIAMAYVAPSSAAAGTAVFLDVRGTRIPATVTALPFYRRTK from the coding sequence ATGTCCGACCCCCGCTACACCCCGCTGCGTGAGCGCCACGAGGCGCTCGGTGCATCGTTCACCGACTTCGGCGGTTGGCAGATGCCGGTGCGATACACGTCCGACCTCGCCGAGCACCACGCCGTGCGGCAGGCGGCCGGCATCTTCGACATCTCCCATATGGCGGAGTTCCTCGTCACCGGCGACTTCGCCGGGGAGTTCCTCGACTACTCGCTCGCGGGCCGGCTGTCGGCGATGGCGGTCGGCAAGGCGAAGTACTCCCTGATGCTCGCCGACGACGGCGGGATCATCGACGACGTCATCGTCTACCGGCTCGCAGACGACCGCTTCCTGGTGATCGCGAACGCGGGGAACCGCGGATTCGTCGACCAGGCGTTCGCATCGCGCGTCCGTTCGTTCCCATCGCGGATCGAACGCGAGATGCCCGCCAGGGCCGAGGGAGAGGACCGCAGCTTCGCGGGGTTCATCGGCGACAGGGGCGTGGACGTCGAAGACGTCTCCGACGACTATGCCCTGCTCGCGGTCCAGGGCCCCGCCTCCGAGGCGATCGTCTCGTCGACGCCGGGCATCACCGATCTCGGCACCCCATGGGCGGAACAGAAGTACTACGCCTGGGCCGATGCGCTGTTCCAGGGTGCACCGCTGCTGCTCGCCCGCACGGGCTACACGGGTGAGGACGGATTCGAGCTTCTGGTGATAGCCGCCGACGCACCCGCCCTGTGGGATGCCCTCGTCGAGGCGGGTCAGCCGCACGGGCTCGTCCCCGCGGGCCTCGCCGCGCGCGACACCCTCCGGCTCGAAGCGGGGATGCCTCTCTACGGTCACGAGCTCTCGCGCGAGACGAAGCCGTCTCAGGCCGGTCTCGGGCGAGTGGTGGTGTCCGACAAAGATGACTTCATCGGCAAGGGAGCGGTGGATGCCGCATCCGACGCTCCGGTGCTCGTCGGCCTGGTCGCCGAGGGCAAGCGTGCCGGACGCGCGGGCTACTCGGTGGTCGACGCGGACGGCATCGTGCTGGGCGAGGTCACCAGCGGTGCACTGAGCCCGACGCTCGGCCACCCGATCGCGATGGCCTACGTGGCACCTTCTTCCGCTGCCGCGGGAACCGCAGTATTCCTTGATGTGCGGGGGACCAGGATCCCCGCGACCGTGACCGCCCTGCCTTTCTACCGGAGGACCAAATGA
- the gcvH gene encoding glycine cleavage system protein GcvH, with product MTDLNALSYTDEHEWIAADGDTVTIGITDYAADKLGDVVFVELPAVGTEITAGSVVGEIESTKSVGELYAPVTGTVVEINDAVVDDPSLVNAEPFDGGWLIKVSVAAGALEGLMDRDAYVALTEG from the coding sequence ATGACCGATCTCAACGCACTCAGCTATACCGACGAGCACGAGTGGATCGCCGCTGACGGTGACACCGTGACCATCGGGATCACCGACTACGCGGCCGACAAGCTGGGAGACGTCGTGTTTGTCGAACTCCCCGCCGTCGGCACCGAGATCACCGCAGGGTCGGTCGTCGGTGAGATCGAGTCGACCAAGTCGGTCGGCGAGCTCTACGCCCCGGTCACCGGCACGGTCGTCGAGATCAACGACGCCGTCGTCGACGACCCGTCGCTCGTGAACGCCGAGCCGTTCGACGGAGGCTGGCTCATCAAGGTCTCCGTCGCCGCCGGTGCGCTCGAGGGCCTGATGGACCGCGACGCGTACGTCGCTCTCACGGAGGGCTGA
- the gcvP gene encoding aminomethyl-transferring glycine dehydrogenase yields MLDTLGVESKLEDWSPVEALMRQAVPASIFTPASTESVIPRAASETEALAELRALASRNTVNRPMIGLGYYGTITPQVIQRNVLENPSWYTAYTPYQPEISQGRLEALINFQTMVAELTGLTTANASMLDESTAVVEGMLLARRASKKASNVFAVDADAFPQTKALLETRAEAVGIELVSVDFAAGEELPAELFGVFVQYPGASGRVWNPAAVIDAAHLAGGLAVVAADLLALTLIASPGSLGADVAVGTTQRFGVPIGFGGPHAGYMAVRAGLERQLPGRLVGVSVDADGKPAYRLSLQTREQHIRREKATSNICTAQVLLAVMASMYAVYHGPDGLKAIAREVAAKTAMLRDWLADAGADVVHDSFFDTLQVRVPGRAAEFVEQAHHGFGILLHAADADTIGISIDETTTVAELHQVAQVFGGARERAFGFFGSGSQGGLPGDLLRQDEYLTHPVFHAHRSETAMMRYLKSLADRDYALDRGMIPLGSCTMKLNAATEMASITWPEFAGIHPFAPASDVAGYLDMITQLEAWLAEVTGYDAVSLQPNAGSQGELAGLLAIRGYHLANGDTQRTVCLIPSSAHGTNAASAVLAGMKVVVVACDELGNVDLDDLRAKIAAHADELSALMITYPSTHGVYEQDVVEITTAVHDAGGQVYVDGANLNALLGYARFGDLGGDVSHLNLHKTFAIPHGGGGPGVGPVAAKAHLAAHLPSHPLAQRAEHAGGFVFEGGAVSAAPYGSAGILPISWSYVRMMGADGLRHATAAAVLSANYIAARLGEHFPVLYAGEDGRVAHECILDLRPLREETGITVDDVAKRLIDFGFHAPTMSFPVAGTLMVEPTESEDLGEIERFIEAMIMIKAEADAVAAGRWPADDNPLVNAPHTAVSLIAGEWEHAYSREDAAYPVHALVAGKYWPPVRRIDQAYGDRNLVCACPPIEAFA; encoded by the coding sequence ATGCTCGACACGCTGGGCGTCGAGTCGAAGCTCGAGGACTGGAGCCCGGTCGAGGCGCTGATGCGTCAGGCCGTGCCCGCTTCGATCTTCACCCCCGCCTCCACGGAGTCCGTGATCCCGCGCGCAGCGAGCGAGACCGAGGCGCTCGCCGAGCTGCGAGCGCTCGCGTCCCGCAACACGGTGAACCGGCCGATGATCGGTCTCGGGTACTACGGCACGATCACCCCTCAGGTGATCCAGCGCAACGTGCTCGAGAATCCGTCGTGGTACACCGCGTACACGCCGTACCAGCCCGAGATCTCGCAGGGTCGCCTCGAAGCACTCATCAACTTCCAGACGATGGTCGCCGAACTGACCGGCCTGACCACCGCGAACGCGTCGATGCTCGACGAATCGACCGCTGTGGTCGAGGGGATGCTGCTGGCACGCCGCGCGTCGAAGAAGGCGTCGAACGTCTTCGCCGTCGACGCCGACGCGTTCCCGCAGACGAAGGCACTGCTCGAGACCCGTGCCGAGGCCGTGGGCATCGAACTGGTGTCCGTCGACTTCGCGGCGGGTGAAGAGCTGCCCGCCGAGCTGTTCGGAGTCTTCGTGCAGTACCCGGGGGCCTCCGGGCGAGTCTGGAACCCGGCGGCCGTGATCGATGCGGCGCACCTCGCGGGCGGGCTCGCCGTCGTCGCGGCCGACCTCCTCGCGCTCACCCTCATCGCGTCGCCGGGCTCGCTCGGGGCCGATGTCGCGGTCGGGACGACGCAGCGCTTCGGCGTGCCGATCGGCTTCGGAGGCCCGCACGCGGGCTACATGGCTGTGCGCGCAGGGCTCGAACGTCAGCTGCCCGGCCGTCTCGTCGGCGTCTCTGTCGATGCCGACGGCAAGCCGGCGTATCGGCTGTCGCTGCAGACCCGCGAGCAGCACATCCGCCGCGAGAAGGCGACGAGCAACATCTGCACGGCTCAGGTGCTGCTCGCCGTGATGGCGTCGATGTACGCCGTCTACCACGGTCCCGATGGACTGAAGGCGATCGCCCGGGAGGTCGCGGCCAAGACCGCGATGCTGCGCGACTGGCTCGCCGATGCGGGTGCGGACGTCGTGCACGACTCGTTCTTCGACACCCTCCAGGTGCGGGTGCCGGGGCGCGCTGCCGAGTTCGTGGAGCAGGCCCATCACGGTTTCGGCATCCTGCTGCACGCCGCGGATGCCGACACGATCGGCATCTCGATCGACGAGACCACGACGGTCGCCGAGCTCCATCAGGTCGCTCAGGTCTTCGGCGGTGCCCGGGAGCGCGCATTCGGATTCTTCGGCTCCGGTTCGCAGGGCGGCCTCCCCGGCGATCTGCTCCGTCAGGACGAGTACCTCACGCACCCCGTCTTCCACGCGCACCGCAGCGAGACGGCGATGATGCGCTATCTCAAGAGCCTCGCCGATCGTGACTATGCGCTCGACCGCGGCATGATCCCGCTCGGGTCCTGCACGATGAAGCTCAACGCGGCGACCGAGATGGCATCGATCACGTGGCCGGAGTTCGCGGGCATCCACCCGTTCGCGCCGGCATCCGATGTCGCGGGGTATCTCGACATGATCACGCAGCTCGAAGCGTGGCTCGCCGAGGTCACGGGGTACGACGCCGTCTCGCTGCAGCCGAACGCCGGCTCGCAGGGCGAGCTGGCCGGCCTCCTCGCCATCCGCGGATACCACCTCGCGAACGGCGACACGCAGCGCACGGTGTGCCTGATCCCGTCGTCCGCGCACGGCACCAACGCGGCCTCCGCGGTGCTCGCCGGAATGAAGGTCGTCGTCGTGGCGTGCGATGAGCTCGGGAACGTCGACCTCGACGACCTGCGGGCGAAGATCGCGGCGCACGCCGACGAGCTCTCGGCGCTGATGATCACCTACCCGTCGACGCATGGCGTCTACGAGCAGGACGTGGTCGAGATCACGACCGCGGTGCACGACGCCGGCGGCCAGGTGTACGTGGACGGTGCGAACCTCAACGCGCTGCTCGGCTACGCCCGGTTCGGCGATCTCGGCGGCGACGTCTCGCACCTCAACCTGCACAAGACGTTCGCGATCCCGCACGGCGGCGGCGGCCCCGGTGTGGGCCCCGTCGCAGCCAAGGCGCACCTCGCGGCCCACCTGCCGTCGCACCCGCTCGCGCAGCGGGCGGAGCATGCGGGCGGATTCGTCTTCGAAGGCGGCGCGGTGTCGGCGGCACCGTACGGATCTGCGGGCATTCTGCCGATCTCGTGGTCCTATGTGCGAATGATGGGCGCCGACGGCCTCCGTCACGCGACCGCGGCCGCGGTGCTGTCCGCGAACTACATCGCCGCGCGCCTGGGCGAGCACTTCCCCGTGCTGTACGCGGGGGAGGACGGCCGGGTGGCGCACGAGTGCATCCTCGACCTGCGTCCGCTTCGCGAGGAGACCGGGATCACCGTCGACGACGTCGCCAAGCGACTGATCGACTTCGGCTTCCACGCACCGACCATGTCGTTCCCGGTCGCGGGGACTCTGATGGTCGAACCCACCGAGTCCGAGGACCTCGGCGAGATCGAGCGGTTCATCGAGGCCATGATCATGATCAAGGCCGAAGCGGATGCCGTCGCCGCCGGGCGCTGGCCCGCGGACGACAACCCTCTCGTCAACGCTCCGCACACCGCAGTCTCGCTGATCGCGGGGGAGTGGGAGCACGCCTACAGCCGTGAAGACGCCGCCTATCCGGTGCACGCCCTGGTGGCAGGCAAGTACTGGCCGCCCGTGCGCCGCATCGACCAGGCGTACGGTGACCGCAACCTCGTGTGCGCCTGCCCGCCGATCGAGGCGTTCGCCTGA